CTAAGTCGAAGGATGGGAAAGCAAGTCGCGGCCAAGACACATACTTAGTCGGGGGATGGGAAGGCAAGTCGCGGCCAAGACATACTTAGTCGAGGGATGGGATAACAAGTCGCGGCCAAGACATACTAAGTCGAAGGATCGGATAGCAAGTCGCGGCCAAGACATACTAAGTCGAGGGATCGGATAGCATGTCGCGGCCAGACATACTTAGTCGAAGGATGGTATAACAAGTCGCGGCCAAGAGATACTTAGTCGAGGGATCGGATATCATGTGGCGGCCAAGACATACTTAGTCGAGGGATTGGAAAGCAAGTCGCGGCCAAGACATACTTATTCGAGGGATCGGATAGCATGTCGCGGCCAAAACATACTTAGTCGAGGGATCGGATAGCAAGTCGCGGCCAAGACATACTTAGTCGAGGGATCGGATAGCATGTCGCGACCAAGCCATATTCAGTCGGGGGATAGGATAGGAAATCTCGGCCAAGACATACTTAGTCGAAGGATTTGAAAGCAAGTCGCGGCCAAGACATACTTAGTCGAGGGATGGGATAGGAAGTCGCGGCCAAGACATACTTAGTCGGGGGATAGGATAGCAAGTCGCGGCCAAGACATACTAAGTCGAAGGATGGGAAAGCAAGTCGCGGCCAAGACACATACTTAGTCGGGGGATGGGAAGGCAAGTCGCGGCCAAGACATACTTAGTCGAGGGATGGGATAACAAGTCGCGGCCAAGACATACTTAGTCGGGGGATAGGATAGCAAGTCGCGGCCAAGACATACTAAGTCGAAGGATGGGAAAGAAAGTCGCGGCCAAGACACATACTTAGACGGGGGATGGGATAGGTAGTCGCGGCCAAGACATACTAAGTCGAAGGATGGGAAAGCAAGTTGCGGCCAAGACATACTTAGTCGGGGGATGGGAAAGCAAGTCTCGGCCATGGCATACTTAGTCGAGGGATGAGAGTCAAAGAATGGGAAAGCAAGTCGCGACCAAGACATACAAAGTCGAGAGTACGAGAAAGTAAGTTGTGGCCGCGATAATCTAGTTCGAGAGAACGCGATAGTTAGTCGTGGTCGCGACGATCATAGTCAAGAGAACGAGATAGTTAGTCGTGGCCGGCACAACCCTAGTTGAGATGAACGAGATAGTTAGTCGTTGCCGGCACAACCCTAGTCGAGATGAACGAGATAGTTAGTCGTGGCCGGCACAACCTTAGTCGAGATGCACTTAGTCGAGGGACCGAGATAAGATGTTGTGTCCACGACATTGTAAGTCTTTGGTGCGGGTGcccatgatatatatatatatacctatatCTTTATTATGCGTTATTTAACAGGCCAAGCCAAGGTAACAAACAACTTGTTCTAGGAACGAACATGGATCGTAGAAATTCTGGAACAAACGATACCAGGTATAAATTAACACTGTTCACATCCCTGAACAAACTTGCTGTCGACAGTCAATACCGCTGTTATCATTACAGAAAGCCTTATTGACCATTTAAGGAGGATATGTGTTGGGCATAAAGTTTATGAAGCCATCAACAATTCAAAGTTAGATGATGGCGATCAATTTAACAGACAATTCTTCGCAAGTCGTGGATTCTCCACAATGGCTTCATATTTGTTTTGGATCATGGTTGGTTTTAGTATATTGTTTAAGTGTCTTCCTGAATGGGATTTCTGTAATCGTTTTTCTTCGGAAGCGAAAACTTATAACTAATGGAACTGTTTTGATTCTCGCTATTCTGGTGAACAGTTTATTGATGACAGTGTTTGGATATGTGATGCCAATTATCGGCGAGTTTTCGGGACATTTCTTTATACACTTGTCCATGATAGCCTGCCAAATGGAAGCATTCATCGTGTACTTTTTCGGACTTTCATCATTGCTACTTCATTGCATGATCGCGCTGCACAGATACCTTGCCATAAACAGTATGAGTTACAATGTGACGACGACCAGGAAACATCTATTAGTAACTCTGTTAGGGTGTCAAATCGTAAGCTTCATAATTGCCCTTTGTCCCCTGATTGGGTTCGGGTCTTACGGTCTAGAAGCCCATGGCACGAGTTGTGGGCTCGCCTGGGAGGATACCAGCGCCGCAAGTCAGGGCTACCTCGTTTTGATCACTGTCGTCTGCTTCGCGTTGCCACTGGCCATCATTGTCGTCTGCTATTCTCTCATCTTTCGCACGGTAAGATGTAAATAAAGTGTGGGGCTGTTTCATTGtcaacaaataacattttttaaacggttgaaaaaaagtatattgCCAAAGTATTATTATGTGTCGTTTAATTCGTTTAATTCGttttcgatatatatatatatatatatgggctCACTTGATTATTTTTTCGAAGGATTGGAAAAACCGTTcccattaaacatttttttattgaagtttgTTGTTGTAGGTGtggaaaacaaataaaggggTCGGGCCTATGGCCGATTCTACTTCCGTTTACCGCAAAAAGAAGCAGCTGCAGCTGATAAAGTTATCTGTAGCTCTCGTCGGTAGGTGCacttttataatacatttttgcaTCTATCTTTTAAGGGTGAATTTTAAACCAGATTATTCTGAactcaatcggaacacctcggctttttatccatcaaaaacaacctcggatgtatatggacagtttacaatgtcaggattcttaacatttaactacgctgcaagtagatcgcgtagtaattttaatttagtagTTGAACCTAAGGACTTTTGTCTTATGATTCTTAATTGTCTATGCAAAAATACACTTCCCTGGGCTCCATTAGAACTTGGTAATACAAATTACGAATTAAATCACTACAATTTATAAATATCGTTAAATTActaattttacgaactacttttacaaATGTactggcaaaaatccgaggctGTTTTCGAAAGAAAATTTCCGAGGTGTCCAGATTGTACTGCGCTATGCTTCGTTATGTACCGTGGGTGATTATGCTGGgaaattttaaaatcatgaataattgATGAGGCAGGTTCATTGGTTTCCCAAGGCACCCTTTCCGGAAGTTTGACTTTAACATCATAATGATGGCTTCCCGTAAAATTAGATAAATTCTGACGAAAGCTCATAATGAAATCGGTCCGCCTGTTCAGATTTAACAAGTCGCTTAGACCACTTGCCTGCCTAGACACTTAACAGTGCTGGAttattgaagagtatttaatCGTAACATACGATTTCATAGGAAGAAGAGTTTTCTccccctgcctcatgcatattcatataaacgagattttgtcagtcaatttcCCAACTTGTATGTACTTAGtgtaactgaaaaaaatatcttggtTGCCGACGACGTGAGGAAATATAGAGACAAGGTTTGCTTTATGTGCATTTACAGCGATTAACAACTATAAATTCTAATTTAATAATGGAATGTGCACGACTCAATTGTCTATCAAATCATACATTATAATTCATACATTGCTTTTAATGTTTACTCAGTTGTGTATGTCATATGCTGGACGCCATATGCGATTGTCTCCTTCAACATCACGTTTGGACAACCGGAAGAGATCAACCCAATGATGCCGCGTTTCGCAGCCTGGTTCGCAAAAACGGAAGCAGTTCTCAATCCCATTGTGTACGTACTCATGTCGAAGAGCTTCCGCCACAACATAGAGCATGTCGTCTGCTGCATGGATACGGCAGTCGCACCGACCCGGAATTTGACCACGTTTGCCACGCACGGGCAGAGAATTCAGTCCGAGGTATGCGACTCACAGGTACCCGTTACTGTGGGTATTTCAAGTCGAGAGTAAATAAGTGCaatgtgtattttatatttttggtcCAGTTGAACTGTTCTATAATATTTGGGCTTCCAAAAAAACTATATGGTAAAGAATAGGCCCCAAATATCGCAAAGACCGTCAAATctaaatctcaatctcaactcattttaccacaacATGGCATGATCAAAAAGGGTGTATGATTTTCTCTTTTTAATAGCGTATCTTCTCATAGaacgagttttttttttatgaaacattaacaaaggttttaattaatattttgttatgttctATGAGGGAATGCACTTTTAAAAAGCTGTGTAAAACAATACAAGATTTGACCGTTATATTAAAGGTTAAATGAGATGAAAATCATAAGTGAGATAGATGAGAAATTACTTATATGTATTTTCGTGGTATCGGGGACAGGTAGAATAGGCTACGAAGACAACTTTACCACTGTCCATAATATCAAGAATTTAGATAGCATATATAAGACGTATATAGGATCTCTGGTTGGATAAATATACGCATTCAGTATTTTTTACACAGCCTTActgatttgtaaatgtttattgttgaaattttgataaataataaaaactcaaTACATATATCGATATAATTGTTCATTCATGCATACAACtgatgtataaaataaaacatccatttGTGTGACAAAGTGTGtacatatgttttcaattttcgcCATCTTTTTCCTTCTTCATGCTGTTCTGAAATTCGTCTTGTATTTTCTCCATTAGTCCTTTGTTGAGTAAAACATCCACGCCTGTCATAGCTAGTGTCTTTGCTTGGTAGATTGCGAATGTCTGAGCCTTCGGATTGCCTGGAATAAGAACGCCGACCGtggttaaagtgacactcttattcaaaatcaacacacacacagacgtataacaaacacaattttttagtgatacacctttaactacttactaaataatgcagttatggaaaatattaattactgataacaagattgtagccgtgtatttaatagctgaaaacgcaaaagtattaaatgattggtaagtgctaaaaaaatactgtgatctactatcgtctcataagctTGAAtaaccgtgttttctgcacatttctttcaaattatactcggtatccttcatgagtaccattgttttttatatttgattattattattattggtatattaaaacaatcgcattaaatgtggtaaatcttttttgggagttagagtgcatctttaagaaatcttggcatttattttataacctCGGTGTTGTATTTTCCAGCTGTATATTTTTCATGCAGTCGGCTAGCACACTGACGTGCatgaatattgaaattataagcCTATCTATTTGATGCATTTGTTTGTCTATGTTAAACTATAATTCAGAAGTATGGCGGTTGTGATAGAAAGGGTACATAAAACAATTTGCAAGTGGGTTGTAAACGTCAAACGCTCTATAAATCAATATCACTTTTTGGAGAGCTGGGCAGATTTCCATTATATATTGAGCGACAGATTCGTATTATCAAGTCTTTTCACAAGTTATACAACGTAAAAACTTATTGTATTCTCCACGCATCTAATACGGAGCAATGCCGGGAACTTAATGATAATTGACACAGTCTTAACTCAAAGGCGGATCCAAGGTTTTACTTAAGAGGGGGTGGAACTCAGCTTACATTGTTTTTCtggattttttcaaatatgtagatacagtcaaacctggtttgtatatatttttagctAGACTCAGATTTTCAGATTCTCTGTTAATAAGATTAGGTATGTTCTATttcaaagcttttaaaacaagagacttgaatatataaaatcacCCCAAACACATCCTCACATACACTTCCGTTAAAATTAGCTtcagtttttcaatatatttcactattttgcataacatgtttgtaaattatatattgccaaattattgaatttgttttttcatgcatgcaatatttatatttgtttttgtgttaataacGATGAGCTATTtatgcttaagttaaataaaaattctgttcttttctgttctttaattatttttttaagtctcTCGGCTTTAAACAGGAGCAAGTAATGTGGCACAGTGGTGACATCCgcaacactttatttttatatatatattctccgctttattttatatattccTATCGCCCttggccagtattcaatattgatttatCCTTTTCCTTAGACATTCCTTATTGTTTCCATttagcctattggtcagctaaatataccggccaatcaaaacacttactttcttattttaattttaacttaattttaagtTGCTTATAACATACGGACCATTGTCAGCAAGTATAAGCAATGACAAAAATTGCTTTCCTAAAATACTTTGTGAGATATGCTTTTGGAGCAAGTGACGGACGGAAGCACGTACGGAATGTCGCCAACCATTACCGACGATAACACCACATTTCATTTCTCAGAAAGGGATACAATTGATTGTTATATTACTGAGCGTACTGCTGTAAGTGATTGGTCAAACAAGCAAGGAATTATCATTGGTAAAATCATCTTCAAAGCATGAATCAACACGTTTTCCAACATTAATGTACTTTGAGATTATTTCAATTGGCACTACATACGTCAGCTAGTTTTCATTAACAACTTATCCATATTTATTCTGGACAATAGAAAAGTGAAGAGCTCAAGCTTTACTATTAACACATTATATGACATGGTGAGAATAAAAGGAAATAGCCTCATGATAATGATTttcattcaatgtaaaattctgacatttttttgcaaaataatataatattataaatgtatatcatGCATCGGAAACTTATCGAAGCACAGCAGTCAAAAACTTGCTGTGATAATGTTGATTTGTAGAATCCGACCCACTCATGTTATTTAAGGATTAATcgcattttttcttgcgtttgTGCTGAACGCAGTAGGGTACGgaagcaaattccatgaagcgcgcTAGCGCTTCTTGGTCATTTTGCTCGCTTGCCTAaatgcgttcatacagcataaacgcaagaaacaATGCGatcaatacttttatttacattaacaaaatatattcattgcGATTAAAAATTAGCAGTATCTTTTGCAAttgagtatatttttttcaagaagtgtaaccgacaacatacgtttgtataaaagaatgCTGATTTTTTATCGTCGTTTATCATTGGTAAAATGACAACGCGCTTATCCAATCGTAGCGCAATATTGGAATAAACAATGACCTCACAAGGCCGtgcgtgttatacaatatgaacgtcaagTTTGATAGATCTACACAAAAAACtaggcgaatgtaaatataattagtGCAAGCTCCAATAATCTTAATATTAAATGGAATGCCGGGTGACcgtatataattattgtttcaataaaagGTATTTTCTGTCTGATTacttatatgttaaaaatacagTAAGTGCATTACACATGAATTTATTGTAaggtaatatttattatttttttcaactgaaagCAGACGTAAATTGAACTATTTTCTGCTcataaaaccctttcaaatgataccaaaattaatGAGGTCATCACGCATCTAAACATGTT
The sequence above is drawn from the Mya arenaria isolate MELC-2E11 chromosome 14, ASM2691426v1 genome and encodes:
- the LOC128215871 gene encoding rhodopsin-like, with amino-acid sequence MSYNVTTTRKHLLVTLLGCQIVSFIIALCPLIGFGSYGLEAHGTSCGLAWEDTSAASQGYLVLITVVCFALPLAIIVVCYSLIFRTVWKTNKGVGPMADSTSVYRKKKQLQLIKLSVALVVVYVICWTPYAIVSFNITFGQPEEINPMMPRFAAWFAKTEAVLNPIVYVLMSKSFRHNIEHVVCCMDTAVAPTRNLTTFATHGQRIQSEVCDSQVPVTVGISSRE